In candidate division KSB1 bacterium, one DNA window encodes the following:
- a CDS encoding S41 family peptidase yields the protein MRFKKQTAALVVMLAAGLTVVGWFLNWGVGVGVGADYVHEIRKNIEIFGLVYQEISKKYVEPVDPDKFMKAGINGMLETLDPYTTLIEDESNSHLQIITTGKYGGLGMRIGAQQGWPTVVEQPFEDDPAGKAGIREGDRIIMIDGQSTKGLSINEVAKRLRGEIGTPVTLKIEREGEPEPLEFRLIRAEITILDVSYSGIIRDGVGYIKLSGFSKNAGYEIRQAIRELQPKGMKSLILDLRNNPGGLLEAAVSVTENFIRKGELVVSTRGRIEESVKEYRSDVDPIAGDLPLVVLVNEFSASASEIVAGAIQDHDRGVVIGQPTFGKGLVQTVVPITRDAALKITTAKYYIPSGRLIQRVDRLRGPHTPEAAREEGEGEGEEGTSGTATIAAELNHDSTHVYYTLKNRREMRGGGGIQPDLRVEVPPLNRYQYELRRKSLFFHFALTYASQHRDLPRNFTVDDNLLAQFRAFLAEKGFTYVSESEDRLADLKKAAAEEGYGGTLSPEINRLESALQTLKADDFNRNRDYIARELEREIAAKLFGTRAKVEATFDDDPYLAEAIKVLQNQERYLAILGASVRQKG from the coding sequence ATGAGGTTCAAGAAGCAAACCGCCGCCCTGGTGGTCATGCTTGCCGCCGGTCTCACGGTGGTGGGCTGGTTTCTCAACTGGGGCGTGGGCGTGGGCGTGGGTGCCGATTATGTTCACGAAATCCGCAAGAACATCGAAATCTTCGGGCTGGTCTATCAGGAGATTTCGAAGAAATATGTCGAGCCGGTGGATCCGGACAAGTTCATGAAAGCCGGCATCAATGGCATGCTGGAGACGCTCGACCCCTACACCACCCTGATCGAGGACGAATCCAACTCGCATCTGCAAATCATCACCACCGGCAAATACGGCGGCCTGGGCATGCGCATCGGCGCGCAACAGGGCTGGCCCACCGTGGTCGAACAGCCCTTCGAAGATGATCCGGCGGGCAAGGCCGGCATCCGCGAGGGTGACCGCATCATCATGATCGACGGGCAGAGCACCAAGGGCCTGTCCATCAACGAAGTGGCCAAACGGCTGCGCGGGGAGATCGGCACGCCGGTAACACTCAAGATCGAGCGGGAAGGCGAGCCGGAGCCGCTGGAATTCCGGCTGATTCGCGCGGAGATCACCATCCTGGACGTCAGTTACTCCGGCATCATTCGCGACGGGGTGGGTTACATCAAGCTTTCGGGTTTTTCCAAGAATGCCGGTTATGAGATTCGCCAGGCGATTCGCGAGCTGCAGCCCAAGGGCATGAAGAGCCTGATTCTCGATCTGCGCAACAATCCCGGCGGCCTGCTCGAGGCAGCGGTCTCCGTCACCGAGAATTTCATCAGGAAGGGCGAGCTGGTGGTCTCGACCCGCGGCCGCATTGAAGAAAGTGTGAAGGAGTACCGTTCCGATGTCGATCCGATTGCCGGCGATCTGCCGCTGGTGGTGCTGGTGAATGAATTCAGCGCCTCGGCGTCCGAGATTGTCGCGGGCGCCATTCAGGATCATGATCGCGGCGTGGTCATCGGCCAGCCGACCTTCGGCAAAGGGCTGGTGCAAACGGTGGTGCCGATCACGCGCGACGCGGCGCTGAAGATCACCACCGCCAAATACTACATCCCCAGCGGCCGTTTGATTCAACGGGTCGACCGGCTGCGCGGGCCGCATACGCCGGAGGCGGCGCGGGAGGAGGGCGAAGGCGAGGGGGAGGAGGGCACGAGCGGCACGGCCACCATTGCCGCAGAACTCAATCACGACAGCACGCACGTTTACTACACCCTCAAAAACCGGCGCGAGATGCGCGGTGGCGGCGGCATCCAGCCCGATCTGCGGGTCGAGGTGCCGCCCCTCAACCGTTATCAGTATGAACTGCGCCGCAAGTCGCTGTTCTTCCATTTTGCCCTGACCTATGCCAGCCAGCACCGTGATCTCCCGCGCAATTTCACCGTGGATGACAACCTGCTGGCGCAATTCCGCGCCTTCCTCGCAGAGAAGGGCTTCACTTACGTTTCGGAAAGCGAAGACCGGCTGGCGGATTTGAAGAAAGCAGCCGCGGAGGAGGGCTATGGCGGCACGCTTTCGCCTGAAATCAACCGGCTGGAAAGCGCCCTGCAAACGTTGAAAGCCGATGATTTCAACCGCAACCGCGACTACATTGCGCGCGAGCTGGAAAGGGAAATTGCCGCCAAGCTGTTTGGCACACGCGCGAAAGTCGAAGCCACCTTCGATGACGATCCCTATCTTGCCGAAGCGATCAAGGTCTTGCAGAACCAGGAACGCTATCTCGCCATTCTGGGTGCCAGCGTCCGGCAAAAGGGATGA